The Erinaceus europaeus chromosome 4, mEriEur2.1, whole genome shotgun sequence genomic sequence CTGAGCACTAGTTTTAAAATGGAGAGTAAATTCCATCATTGAAATATTTGAAGTGGGAACCAAGAGCTGAGTCATAAGGGGTTATGTCCTAAACTTCTGTCTGTTTTTGATATGATATATGAAAGAGGATACAAAAATAATTAGAACTCACGCATACCCCAGTGTTTTAGAAGTGGATCATCCAGGCCCCAGTGCTCTACTTTGCAGTCATAAATATCATCAGCAGAAGGGTTGAAAGTGAAATAGCTAATCTTGAAGAAGGAATGATCACTTTTGGTGAGGAAGCTGGTTTCAAAAACACCTTTTTTGACTGGGTGTCCATTGCTGAGCCATGTGATATTAACCACAGGAGGGAAGATGTTATCCACAAAACAGATGAGGGTATTGGGCTGACCCAATGTCACCGGAGACTTGGGAAACACAGTCACCTCAGGAACCTCTATGGTAAAGAAATAAAACTGATTTAAATTGCAAACAGTTATGCCCAGGAATCCTGGCAGATACGTCCCATCAGCATTTCCCTACTggacaatgaaaaaaatgttttccttctgttttgtAAATGCCATTAAACTGCCTATACTTTAGCTCCATATCCTTCTTTTTGTAGTCATTCTTATTACGGCAAGAAGTAGGGACTTCACTTTAAAGGATTCAAGGATTGTATTACAAAAGTAAAAAACTTATGTTACACAGAAATATACACTTTGATGTGGGAGAGGGTAAGCAGTTCTAAGAGATCTGAGAACTTCTGAAGGAAAGAACTTTATAGAATAGTGACTCTGTCACTGAAGAAGTATGGAATAAGCCTAGTATGAAGGAACAAGTTCAACAAAATTTGATAGGCTGGATACATACTATTGGTGGCAGCAGTAGAGTTGGAGCGTTTAATCATGATTTCCAAGTTATATTTTGATGTAGCTATGTTTGACAGTGCACCCTGTGGGTCAAAACCTCCAAATGTGCTAAGCCCAGGCAGCCGCCAGACAGTCTCCTTCTTCTCCAAATCCACATAGAATTCCTCATCTCCATCAAATTCAAAGGTATACTGTCCAGAAGAACCATAAGATTGATAGAATTCTGCACCATAGGAGGCAATGTGATCAGCTGATGGGTAAGAAAGGTGGAaagcagagggagaaaaaagaactgaTTATACCAAATGACATAAGAAACTGAATTTCAAACACTGTGGACTTCATCTTTGGCATAGTCTTGAGACAAACTTACATATGTTTCTCTGCCCTCGTTGTTAAAAAAGTAGCTAGATTCTAGTCTGTCTTTTTACTACTATATGTGCTCTACAATGAGAGACTCTTATTGTCTGCTACTCATGAGTACCTAGAACTTAGTGCATAGTAGACTCATAATAAATGTTTTAGTgataggaaaggggaaaaaataactataatgactctatctttcttcccctgagATCTGAATTATTTCTCTCTGATTTGtccattttctcttttgcttatCTCATTGGTAGTTAACATTTTGTTATGATTATTTTCTTCTCTGAATGCCTCAGAGCACAACATTTTCTACATAGGAAGTTCTTcctattgtttatttataaacacAGAAAAAGTACATTGgatcttctttttcatttcttattttatcaCCAAGGTTACTATTGGGTTTCCACACcagcacaatttcactgctttggcaaacccttatttttattttattttattgcttagacagagagagagtgtgtgtgtgtgtgtgtgtgtgagagagagagagagagagagagagaaagagagagagagagagagagaagtagagacactacagaactgctccaccacttgtgaaatcttcccctgcaggtacttcccctgcaggtggctgggGGCTCACCCCCAGATTCCTTCATATAGTGAAGTGTGTGCTTGTCCAGGTAAGACATCTTCCAATTCCTCAGACTTTATGGTTTTAAAGCTGTTTTCTTTAACTACTACAGAGTATAAGTAAAAAGTATAAGGACCacaataatattaaatatatacatatatatattaaacagtgCTTCTACAATTTCTATTTTGTTAACAGTAGTGGTTCTGTGGCTATATACAACTTAAAGAGAAGTGAAATGGTTTGTGTAAAATACACAGCATTTTAGTAGTATAACACTACTTCAactaaaaaagtgggaaaaaaaacacGAGGGAAAAACAGATTACATTCTTTATGCAACTAAAatggatagcataatagctatgcaaaagactttcatgcaagaggctctgaggtctcggtTTTAATCCCTAgccccacaataagccagagctgaatagtgctctagactctccccccaccccactctagTCTCtcttctgtcattaaaataaattttaaagaataaattaaaatgaaatttttattatatactgAACTATTCTATTCTTTGATCTTATTTTCTTTGAACTATTCTATTCTTTgatcttattttctctttctactgAATACTTATATTTTTGAAGACTCAATGTAAACTCTGGCTCTTTTTCTCAAGTGGAAAATATACTAACCCAAGGATGTCAAAGTAGAATGGCAGCCAGTATAATATGATTCCACCCACATGACCCTATTTGGACAACTCTGTCAGAATACTGTTATTACTTCCTCTTCCTTGCTTACTGAGCATTAACAAGACATTGAGGAAGACAAGAAACACCAGTCAGCACTGCAGGAACTTATAGAATATTGGGAGAGCCCAACAAGTAAAGGAGCAAAAATAGTTCAGAATGGTGAGTTCTGTGATGAAGCTATTGACAGTATTACAATATTATACCCTAGAAATACCTCATCTGTCAATCAACCAAACCGTATTGCCCTTTCATGCTCCTTGCTCTTTACAGGAGTCTGTTTTATTcctgaaaaaaaagaagttatcttTTTAGGATTTCCCAAATATATTAAGTTAATTCTTGATGTTTCCGATTAGCTATAAACTGTTTTAAAAtgcatacttatttatttcagataaagacagagagaaattgagagggaaggaggaagagagatacctgcagcacaacttcgcTGTTCATAAAGCTCTCttcaactttctctctctcccccacccctgtttcTCTTCTGTTactaaaataaactttatttattttaataaattaattaagtgcagatgggaaccaggggcttgaacccaggttcgtgtgcactataatgtgtgtgctcaatcagatttTCCACCACCTAGCCCTACTTATAAACCTTTTAGTCAAATTCCCCCTTAAACATACTAATCACATATTTACCTCCAACACCCCAGTGTCTTACACTCCAATTTCTCACCATATTGTGCTTTTCTCCACCCAGAATACCCACCTTGGTTGGTCACTCAAAAGAAATCCCTTATCCTTATAATGAATCTTCTTGACTTTCTTCTCAAATACAAATGCACacagttaattttttaatttagtacTTATCTTAGGCTATCATCTATTGATGAAGAATGTCACACTGCTAGACCAGAGAGAGCTAACTCATTTTTATAGTTTTAGCCTCAGTTGGACCACTATCTACTCAATAAATGTCCTTTTGTTTTCCTATGCCATGTTTACATCACTAGTTGTAGCATTTTCTAGGAGGCAGACATCATGTCTTTTCTTCTTGGAACCCCTAAAACTTAATTTTCtgtgtatttaaaaaatgtattgaaaTGAGATTTATTAATAAATTCATTACACATTTAAATAATTACTAGATATTTACTATATCAGATGTTTCAGTTTTGTTATAATGTTGACTTGAATATTATGGAGGAAATCATTGGAGAAATATCTCAAATAacaaaagttgtataaatatatatacaaatacatacattttatagataagataaaattgagaaaaaaaatttcaagaagAGTACAGACTATCAGTTAATATTCTCAGGATCACAGAGATATAAGAGAATAATGGCAGACACAGAGGTGGTAGAATCATATAAAAGATGGGAGCAGAGGTGACCAAAGTTGCATTATCACCTGTAAGTCCTCACCACTGTGATATTTGTGGAttccttaatttaaaaaatcataaaagataCATTTCAGTCATATTCACATAAAACAAATATAATCCAGGTtgtattaaaaatgaaaacatttactacacagctattaagaaacaaccttctctgacctatcttagatggagctagagagaattatattaagtgacctaagtcagaaagacaaagacgagtatggaatgatcccactcataaacataagttgagaaagaagaacagaaagggaaactaaagcaggatctggctgagtttggaatagggcaccaaagtaaaaatctctgggtgaggGCAGATAttcaggggtgggggatgggatggaacacagtcttttggtggtggaaatggtgtttctgtacacttctattaacttgtcgtcatataaattactatttaattaatatgagagggtaaaacttaattgaatgtctcaaacttgttaatgcatagaccataggctaaatctttgaaatgttgactctcctaaaagcttagaccagtgagaacagaagcaaccagtgacattactctataagacacagctatatataaataatgccacagcacataaattatggtgatgttgtgtatgatatagcaaatcctaataatgggactttacaaagttaacccaaataatttggttatagcaataactatctattgccttcttaaaccctaagacagcaggaacctccgcttcctctatagaaactatatttcccccagtcctggaacctctagggtggggctcactttccttcatgcttctctcaattcagacCAAATGATCTTGCATCCACCAACCCCATCCtagtcaatgcaacgagtaccacctcagcatgcttcacttcagactgtgttcggagacgtcaggcatggaatgtcaacccctcagcctcattactcaggtgagacctttcctttcatagtattctgtaattccattccaggtagttctcttcctaacaaagtcccaaaacccagatatagagcaggtctcatgagatagggcatatgttcatatgaaaccataaattagggtaaaagtgcacaatagtctgcagtgagtcaatatgtgcagcaagcaagtagaaaaacctaaaaagataccataaagtttgtaaaaatagtatctacttagatttagataccctcctcacttatttcATAttgtacttccctcactcactccaaagctaaccttatcaaaataaggactgcaaTAGCTGAATAAGGtgaagagactgtcatactttaaggacgactttttagtcactataagccacctcatcagctggggccctagtcagggagtcctgagattcccaaacagacatgatgggcctaaacctcaaataaatccctctctccattgttaccggtcatctctatcacccctttgtAATcccgcataggaccttgccctcaacatggatcaacaatggcagagaatgtcccatcctctgaagggaggctggacaacat encodes the following:
- the LOC103117369 gene encoding HLA class II histocompatibility antigen, DQ alpha 2 chain, which produces MIPYQALILAFLVLAISKSSCGGDDIMADHIASYGAEFYQSYGSSGQYTFEFDGDEEFYVDLEKKETVWRLPGLSTFGGFDPQGALSNIATSKYNLEIMIKRSNSTAATNKVPEVTVFPKSPVTLGQPNTLICFVDNIFPPVVNITWLSNGHPVKKGVFETSFLTKSDHSFFKISYFTFNPSADDIYDCKVEHWGLDDPLLKHWEPEIPTPMSELTETVVCALGLTMGLVGIMVGTVFIIQSLRLGDASRQQGPL